From a single Sander vitreus isolate 19-12246 chromosome 2, sanVit1, whole genome shotgun sequence genomic region:
- the gne gene encoding bifunctional UDP-N-acetylglucosamine 2-epimerase/N-acetylmannosamine kinase isoform X2, whose protein sequence is MLRSREKMERKKMEEENQCKRKLRVCVATCNRADYSKLAPIMSGIKMHPDEFELEVVVLGSHLIDDYGNTFRMIEQDDFDIGSKLHTIVRGEDEAAMVESVGLALVKLPDVLQRLCPDILVIHGDRFDALALATAAALMNIRILHVEGGEVSGTIDDSIRHAISKLAHYHACCTRGAEQHLIAMCEDHSRILLAGCPVYDKLLSSNHRDDYMDIIKSWLGDESQESEYIVALQHPVTTDIQHSIKIYGLMLDALLSFNKKTLILYPNIDAGSKEMVRVMRKKGIEQHPNFRAVKHIPFEQFIQLVKHAGCMIGNSSCGVREAGAFGTPVINLGTRQTGRETGENVLHVRDADTHNKIYHALELQFGKRYPCSKIYGDGNAVPRILKFLRAIDLNEPLQKTFCFPPVRDCISQDIDHILETQSALAVDLGGTNLRVAIVSMRGKIVKKYTQPNPKTFEARMQLMLKMCADAMQDTVCLNCRILGVGVSTGGRVNPQEGVVLHSTKLIQEWSSVDLRTPISDALHLPVWIDNDGNCAALAERKFGHGKGVENFVTVITGTGIGGGIIHHNELVHGSTFCAAELGHIMVSLEGPECSCGSRGCIEAYASGLALQREAKRLHDEDLLKVDGMDMKLTEPITAAHLINAARLGNSKADAVLNKASTALGIGIVNILHIVNPTLVILSGVLASYYQTPVKRIISERALDSAQKIEVVTTDLEEPALLGAASMVLDYATRRIY, encoded by the exons ATGCTGAGGAGCAGAGAAAAGATGGAGAGGAAAAAGATGGAAGAGGAGAATCAg TGCAAGAGGAAGTTGAGGGTGTGTGTGGCGACATGCAACAGAGCCGACTATTCCAAGCTGGCCCCCATTATGTCTGGAATCAAAATGCACCCTGACGAGTTTGAACTGGAAGTTGTGGTGCTTGGTTCACATCTCATTGATGACTATGG GAACACTTTCCGTATGATCGAGCAGGATGACTTTGACATCGGCTCCAAGCTCCACACCATAGTCAGAGGAGAAGATGAGGCAGCCATGGTGGAGAGCGTTGGGCTGGCACTTGTGAAACTACCTGATGTACTACAGAGGCTGTGTCCTGACATCCTTGTCATCCATGGTGACCGTTTTGACGCACTGGCCCTAGCAACTGCTGCAGCGCTGATGAACATTAGAATACTTCAcgtggagggaggagag GTGAGTGGTACAATTGATGACTCAATCCGCCACGCCATCAGTAAACTGGCCCATTACCACGCCTGCTGCACGCGTGGGGCAGAGCAGCACCTCATCGCCATGTGCGAGGACCACTCTCGCATCCTGCTGGCTGGCTGCCCTGTATATGACAAGCTGCTGTCAAGTAATCACAGAGACGACTACATGGATATCATCAAGAGCTGGCTGG GTGACGAGTCGCAAGAGTCTGAATACATTGTGGCTTTGCAGCACCCAGTTACCACTGACATCCAGCACTCCATTAAGATCTATGGCCTGATGCTGGATGCCTTGCTGTCTTTCAACAAAAAGACCCTCATCCTCTACCCGAACATTGATGCCG gaagtaagGAGATGGTGCGTGTGATGCGAAAGAAGGGCATCGAGCAGCATCCCAATTTCCGGGCGGTAAAGCACATTCCCTTTGAGCAGTTCATCCAGCTGGTGAAGCACGCCGGCTGCATGATCGGAAACAGCAGCTGTGGTGTACGAGAGGCAGGGGCCTTTGGCACGCCTGTCATTAACCTGGGAACAAGGCAAACTGGCAGAGAAACAG GTGAAAATGTTCTACATGTCAGAGATGCCGACACTCACAACAAGATCTACCACGCTCTGGAGCTGCAGTTTGGAAAGAGATACCCCTG CTCTAAGATTTATGGCGATGGCAATGCAGTTCCTCGTATTCTCAAGTTTTTACGGGCCATTGACCTGAATGAGCCCCTCCAGAAGACTTTCTGTTTTCCCCCGGTGAGAGACTGCATCTCCCAGGACATCGATCACATCCTGGAGACACAGAGCGCTCTGGCTGTTGACCTGGGAGGGACCAACCTCAGGGTGGCGATCGTCAGCATGAGG gGTAAGATAGTAAAGAAGTATACTCAGCCCAATCCAAAGACCTTCGAGGCCAGGATGCAGCTCATGTTAAAGATGTGTGCAGATGCCATGCAAGACACTGTCTGCCTCAACTGCAGAATACTCGGTGTTG GAGTGTCCACTGGCGGGCGTGTAAATCCCCAAGAAGGTGTGGTCCTGCACTCCACAAAGCTGATCCAGGAGTGGTCTTCAGTGGACCTGAGAACACCCATCTCCGACGCCCTGCACCTACCCGTCTGGATCGACAATGACGGCAACTGTGCTGCGTTGGCTGAAAGGAAGTTTGGTCACGGCAAGGGGGTGGAGAACTTTGTCACTGTCATCACAGGAACAG GTATTGGAGGAGGGATTATCCATCACAATGAGCTGGTTCACGGCAGTACCTTCTGCGCTGCAGAGCTGGGCCACATCATGGTTTCATTAGAAGGCCCAGAGTGTTCGTGTGGCAGCAGAGGATGCATAGAGGCCTACGCGTCCGGCTTGGCCCTGCAGAGAGAGGCCAAAAGGCTGCACGATG AGGACCTGCTGAAGGTAGATGGGATGGATATGAAGCTCACAGAGCCAATTACTGCTGCCCACCTCATCAACGCAGCCAGACTGGGGAATTCCAAAGCTGACGCTGTTCTGAACAAAG CCTCCACAGCCCTAGGTATTGGCATCGTAAACATCCTCCACATAGTGAACCCCACGCTGGTGATTCTGTCCGGAGTCTTGGCCTCTTACTACCAGACCCCAGTGAAGCGCATAATCTCTGAGAGAGCCCTCGACTCTGCACAGAAAATCGAGGTTGTCACAACAGACTTGGAGGAACCTGCTTTACTTGGAGCGGCCAGCATGGTGTTGGACTATGCAACCAGAAGGATATATTGA
- the gne gene encoding bifunctional UDP-N-acetylglucosamine 2-epimerase/N-acetylmannosamine kinase isoform X1 — MEKHPAFLCIDNPHELYYLRMLRSREKMERKKMEEENQCKRKLRVCVATCNRADYSKLAPIMSGIKMHPDEFELEVVVLGSHLIDDYGNTFRMIEQDDFDIGSKLHTIVRGEDEAAMVESVGLALVKLPDVLQRLCPDILVIHGDRFDALALATAAALMNIRILHVEGGEVSGTIDDSIRHAISKLAHYHACCTRGAEQHLIAMCEDHSRILLAGCPVYDKLLSSNHRDDYMDIIKSWLGDESQESEYIVALQHPVTTDIQHSIKIYGLMLDALLSFNKKTLILYPNIDAGSKEMVRVMRKKGIEQHPNFRAVKHIPFEQFIQLVKHAGCMIGNSSCGVREAGAFGTPVINLGTRQTGRETGENVLHVRDADTHNKIYHALELQFGKRYPCSKIYGDGNAVPRILKFLRAIDLNEPLQKTFCFPPVRDCISQDIDHILETQSALAVDLGGTNLRVAIVSMRGKIVKKYTQPNPKTFEARMQLMLKMCADAMQDTVCLNCRILGVGVSTGGRVNPQEGVVLHSTKLIQEWSSVDLRTPISDALHLPVWIDNDGNCAALAERKFGHGKGVENFVTVITGTGIGGGIIHHNELVHGSTFCAAELGHIMVSLEGPECSCGSRGCIEAYASGLALQREAKRLHDEDLLKVDGMDMKLTEPITAAHLINAARLGNSKADAVLNKASTALGIGIVNILHIVNPTLVILSGVLASYYQTPVKRIISERALDSAQKIEVVTTDLEEPALLGAASMVLDYATRRIY, encoded by the exons ATGGAAAAGCATCCAGCTTTTTTGTGCATAGATAACCCACAT GAGTTATACTATCTAAGAATGCTGAGGAGCAGAGAAAAGATGGAGAGGAAAAAGATGGAAGAGGAGAATCAg TGCAAGAGGAAGTTGAGGGTGTGTGTGGCGACATGCAACAGAGCCGACTATTCCAAGCTGGCCCCCATTATGTCTGGAATCAAAATGCACCCTGACGAGTTTGAACTGGAAGTTGTGGTGCTTGGTTCACATCTCATTGATGACTATGG GAACACTTTCCGTATGATCGAGCAGGATGACTTTGACATCGGCTCCAAGCTCCACACCATAGTCAGAGGAGAAGATGAGGCAGCCATGGTGGAGAGCGTTGGGCTGGCACTTGTGAAACTACCTGATGTACTACAGAGGCTGTGTCCTGACATCCTTGTCATCCATGGTGACCGTTTTGACGCACTGGCCCTAGCAACTGCTGCAGCGCTGATGAACATTAGAATACTTCAcgtggagggaggagag GTGAGTGGTACAATTGATGACTCAATCCGCCACGCCATCAGTAAACTGGCCCATTACCACGCCTGCTGCACGCGTGGGGCAGAGCAGCACCTCATCGCCATGTGCGAGGACCACTCTCGCATCCTGCTGGCTGGCTGCCCTGTATATGACAAGCTGCTGTCAAGTAATCACAGAGACGACTACATGGATATCATCAAGAGCTGGCTGG GTGACGAGTCGCAAGAGTCTGAATACATTGTGGCTTTGCAGCACCCAGTTACCACTGACATCCAGCACTCCATTAAGATCTATGGCCTGATGCTGGATGCCTTGCTGTCTTTCAACAAAAAGACCCTCATCCTCTACCCGAACATTGATGCCG gaagtaagGAGATGGTGCGTGTGATGCGAAAGAAGGGCATCGAGCAGCATCCCAATTTCCGGGCGGTAAAGCACATTCCCTTTGAGCAGTTCATCCAGCTGGTGAAGCACGCCGGCTGCATGATCGGAAACAGCAGCTGTGGTGTACGAGAGGCAGGGGCCTTTGGCACGCCTGTCATTAACCTGGGAACAAGGCAAACTGGCAGAGAAACAG GTGAAAATGTTCTACATGTCAGAGATGCCGACACTCACAACAAGATCTACCACGCTCTGGAGCTGCAGTTTGGAAAGAGATACCCCTG CTCTAAGATTTATGGCGATGGCAATGCAGTTCCTCGTATTCTCAAGTTTTTACGGGCCATTGACCTGAATGAGCCCCTCCAGAAGACTTTCTGTTTTCCCCCGGTGAGAGACTGCATCTCCCAGGACATCGATCACATCCTGGAGACACAGAGCGCTCTGGCTGTTGACCTGGGAGGGACCAACCTCAGGGTGGCGATCGTCAGCATGAGG gGTAAGATAGTAAAGAAGTATACTCAGCCCAATCCAAAGACCTTCGAGGCCAGGATGCAGCTCATGTTAAAGATGTGTGCAGATGCCATGCAAGACACTGTCTGCCTCAACTGCAGAATACTCGGTGTTG GAGTGTCCACTGGCGGGCGTGTAAATCCCCAAGAAGGTGTGGTCCTGCACTCCACAAAGCTGATCCAGGAGTGGTCTTCAGTGGACCTGAGAACACCCATCTCCGACGCCCTGCACCTACCCGTCTGGATCGACAATGACGGCAACTGTGCTGCGTTGGCTGAAAGGAAGTTTGGTCACGGCAAGGGGGTGGAGAACTTTGTCACTGTCATCACAGGAACAG GTATTGGAGGAGGGATTATCCATCACAATGAGCTGGTTCACGGCAGTACCTTCTGCGCTGCAGAGCTGGGCCACATCATGGTTTCATTAGAAGGCCCAGAGTGTTCGTGTGGCAGCAGAGGATGCATAGAGGCCTACGCGTCCGGCTTGGCCCTGCAGAGAGAGGCCAAAAGGCTGCACGATG AGGACCTGCTGAAGGTAGATGGGATGGATATGAAGCTCACAGAGCCAATTACTGCTGCCCACCTCATCAACGCAGCCAGACTGGGGAATTCCAAAGCTGACGCTGTTCTGAACAAAG CCTCCACAGCCCTAGGTATTGGCATCGTAAACATCCTCCACATAGTGAACCCCACGCTGGTGATTCTGTCCGGAGTCTTGGCCTCTTACTACCAGACCCCAGTGAAGCGCATAATCTCTGAGAGAGCCCTCGACTCTGCACAGAAAATCGAGGTTGTCACAACAGACTTGGAGGAACCTGCTTTACTTGGAGCGGCCAGCATGGTGTTGGACTATGCAACCAGAAGGATATATTGA